One Serpentinicella alkaliphila DNA segment encodes these proteins:
- a CDS encoding pyridoxal-phosphate-dependent aminotransferase family protein, whose amino-acid sequence MHKKLFIPGPVEVSEDVLQKMATPMIGHRSKDASILQRSISDKMKKLMYTKEEILLSTSSGSGLMEGAIRSCTRKRAAVFSVGAFGNRWFEMAEANNVPADLFKSDLGEPTTAQMVDEVLATGKYDLVTITHNETSTGITNPIEEIAEVIKKYPEIVFCLDTVSSLGGVKIEVDKLGVDICITSTQKALGLPPGMAICSMSKKAVEAAKNVKFRGVYLDLLTLHKYIQKKDYQYPSTPSLSHMFALDYQLDKILEEGLDNRFARHEEMANIVRDWAKKNFELFCEEKYSSATLTTIKNTKEISVADLNKKLGERGYAISNGYGDLKEKTFRIGHMAETTVEEVKVLLAEIEDILGLK is encoded by the coding sequence ATGCATAAAAAATTGTTTATACCAGGTCCAGTAGAAGTTTCAGAGGACGTTCTTCAAAAGATGGCAACGCCAATGATAGGACATAGAAGTAAGGATGCTTCAATACTACAAAGAAGTATTTCAGATAAAATGAAAAAGTTAATGTATACAAAAGAGGAGATTCTATTGTCTACTTCCTCGGGTAGTGGACTAATGGAGGGTGCAATACGTTCGTGTACTAGAAAAAGAGCTGCAGTATTTTCAGTAGGGGCATTTGGTAATAGATGGTTTGAAATGGCAGAGGCTAACAATGTGCCAGCAGATTTATTTAAATCTGATTTAGGAGAACCAACTACGGCTCAAATGGTGGATGAAGTACTTGCAACTGGAAAATATGATCTTGTTACAATAACCCATAATGAAACTTCTACGGGTATTACTAATCCAATAGAAGAAATTGCAGAAGTTATAAAGAAGTATCCTGAAATTGTATTTTGTTTAGATACTGTTAGTTCATTAGGCGGAGTAAAAATAGAAGTCGATAAATTAGGTGTTGATATTTGTATTACATCAACACAAAAGGCATTAGGGCTACCTCCAGGGATGGCCATTTGTTCAATGTCTAAGAAGGCAGTTGAGGCAGCAAAAAACGTAAAATTTAGAGGTGTTTATTTAGACTTATTAACTTTACACAAGTATATTCAAAAGAAAGATTATCAGTATCCGTCTACTCCCTCTTTATCACATATGTTTGCTTTAGATTATCAGCTAGATAAAATATTAGAAGAAGGCTTAGATAACCGTTTTGCCCGTCATGAGGAGATGGCTAATATAGTTAGGGATTGGGCAAAGAAAAATTTTGAGCTTTTCTGTGAAGAAAAATATTCTTCTGCTACTTTGACTACAATCAAAAATACAAAAGAGATAAGTGTAGCAGATCTTAATAAAAAGTTAGGTGAACGCGGATATGCAATATCTAATGGGTATGGAGATCTAAAAGAGAAAACCTTTAGAATTGGTCATATGGCTGAGACTACTGTAGAAGAGGTCAAAGTACTTTTAGCTGAAATTGAAGATATTCTAGGTTTAAAATAA
- a CDS encoding DUF1015 domain-containing protein, whose translation MITLKPFKAIRPQKELVEKVVSLPYDVMNIEEAKEMAKGNPYNFLHVTRAEIDIEELKNPYSEIVYKKSKENLYKMVDENILFKDKEPRFYIYRQTMNGRAQTGIVGCASVDDYLNGKIKKHEFTRYEKEIDRINHFDYCDANTEPIFLTYKKDEVINNIINRWTEFHLPEYMFNTKDGVKHILWCVTDNLVIEQIQLQFKKVDSLYIADGHHRTESAVKVALKRRAQFPNYTGQEEYNYFMTVTFPHEDLYIMDYNRVVKDLNGLSEMDFIEKVKENFLIEKVEGQFKPEKQHTFGMFLEGQWCKLEAKPETYINKDIISRLDVSILQKYLLHPILGIDDPRSNKRIDFVGGIRGLAELEQRTISDMKVAFSMYPTTIEELIEIADKGEVMPPKSTWFEPKLLSGLFIHTLDTEYLL comes from the coding sequence ATGATTACATTAAAGCCATTTAAGGCTATAAGACCTCAAAAAGAACTAGTTGAAAAAGTAGTTTCTCTTCCGTATGATGTAATGAACATTGAGGAAGCTAAGGAAATGGCAAAAGGCAACCCCTATAATTTTTTACATGTAACAAGGGCTGAAATAGACATAGAAGAATTGAAAAATCCTTACAGTGAAATTGTATATAAAAAATCTAAAGAGAATCTATATAAGATGGTAGATGAAAATATTTTATTTAAGGATAAAGAGCCAAGATTTTATATTTATCGTCAGACTATGAATGGTAGGGCTCAAACGGGGATAGTTGGCTGTGCATCAGTTGATGATTATCTAAACGGAAAAATAAAAAAGCATGAGTTTACTCGTTATGAAAAAGAAATAGATAGGATAAACCATTTTGACTATTGTGATGCTAATACAGAACCAATTTTTTTAACCTATAAAAAAGATGAAGTTATAAATAATATAATTAATAGATGGACAGAATTTCATTTACCAGAATATATGTTTAATACTAAGGATGGAGTTAAGCATATTTTGTGGTGTGTAACAGATAATTTAGTAATCGAACAAATTCAACTTCAGTTTAAAAAGGTAGATTCCCTTTATATTGCGGATGGTCATCATAGAACTGAGTCTGCTGTAAAGGTTGCATTGAAAAGAAGAGCGCAGTTTCCTAACTACACTGGTCAGGAGGAATATAACTATTTCATGACTGTAACCTTTCCTCATGAGGATTTGTACATTATGGATTATAACAGAGTGGTTAAGGATTTAAATGGTTTATCTGAAATGGACTTCATTGAAAAGGTGAAAGAAAACTTTTTGATTGAAAAGGTTGAGGGACAATTTAAACCTGAAAAGCAGCATACTTTTGGAATGTTTTTAGAGGGTCAGTGGTGTAAGCTAGAAGCAAAGCCTGAAACATATATTAATAAAGATATCATATCTAGACTAGATGTAAGTATATTACAAAAATATTTATTGCACCCTATTTTGGGTATAGATGACCCTAGAAGTAATAAGAGAATTGATTTTGTTGGGGGAATTAGAGGTTTAGCTGAACTTGAACAGCGGACTATAAGTGATATGAAAGTAGCGTTTTCTATGTATCCTACAACAATTGAAGAATTAATAGAAATAGCAGATAAGGGTGAAGTAATGCCACCTAAATCCACTTGGTTCGAGCCAAAACTATTAAGCGGATTATTTATTCATACATTAGATACAGAATATTTATTATAA
- a CDS encoding CDGSH iron-sulfur domain-containing protein — MEDKKTQIIFTSTSPYYIVNGKNIMYQNESIGDLKSVIALCRCGQSKSMPYCDGYHERTGLKTEKSEERAENKWKDYTGEDITVHFNLGLCSHGQTCLHGLPDVFNINEKPWINVDKASVDEVIDAVRNCPSGALTYTKDGEYVTEFEYDEKITIVDKGPLVVKGNVELVDDRNSLDELVSKNRFTLCRCGKSKNKPFCDGGHNNKE, encoded by the coding sequence ATGGAAGATAAAAAAACTCAAATAATTTTTACTAGTACTAGTCCATACTATATTGTTAATGGAAAAAATATTATGTATCAAAATGAGAGTATTGGGGATTTGAAGTCAGTCATAGCTCTATGTCGTTGCGGGCAATCTAAATCTATGCCATATTGTGATGGCTATCATGAGAGAACTGGTTTAAAAACCGAAAAGTCAGAGGAAAGAGCTGAAAACAAATGGAAGGATTATACTGGAGAAGATATTACTGTTCATTTTAATCTAGGCTTATGTAGTCATGGACAAACTTGCTTACATGGTCTCCCTGATGTTTTTAATATTAATGAGAAGCCTTGGATTAATGTTGATAAGGCTTCTGTAGATGAAGTAATTGATGCGGTCCGAAATTGTCCTTCAGGGGCATTAACATATACTAAGGATGGAGAATATGTAACGGAATTTGAATATGATGAAAAAATCACCATAGTGGACAAAGGACCTTTAGTAGTAAAGGGCAACGTAGAGCTTGTGGATGATAGAAATAGCTTAGATGAACTAGTTTCTAAAAATAGATTTACTCTATGTAGATGTGGTAAGTCTAAGAATAAACCATTCTGTGATGGAGGTCATAATAATAAAGAATAG
- a CDS encoding metallophosphoesterase family protein, with protein sequence MNKIKVAVISDTHGLVRPQLIEELAGCDLIIHAGDIGSNEVINELEKVAPVRAVRGNVDREEWCLKFPKSDVIELGDKYVYLIHNIEDLDIEPTAGGFDIVIYGHSHKPSVEEKKGVIYLNPGSVGPRRFNLPISYAILEVKKNSISQSLITITNKNM encoded by the coding sequence ATGAATAAAATAAAAGTAGCGGTTATATCAGATACCCATGGTTTAGTTAGACCACAATTGATTGAAGAGCTTGCAGGCTGTGATTTAATAATACACGCAGGAGATATTGGTAGTAATGAGGTTATTAACGAGCTAGAAAAAGTTGCACCTGTCAGGGCTGTAAGGGGAAATGTTGATAGGGAAGAATGGTGCCTTAAATTTCCCAAAAGTGATGTTATTGAACTGGGCGATAAGTATGTTTACTTAATACATAATATAGAGGATTTAGATATTGAACCAACAGCCGGGGGATTTGATATAGTTATTTATGGCCATTCCCATAAACCGTCGGTAGAAGAGAAAAAAGGTGTTATTTATTTAAATCCTGGGAGTGTAGGGCCTAGAAGATTTAATTTGCCAATTTCATATGCAATTTTAGAAGTCAAAAAGAATAGTATTAGCCAGAGTCTTATCACAATTACAAATAAAAATATGTAA
- a CDS encoding C-GCAxxG-C-C family (seleno)protein, translated as MLYELIEQGFGEKEDFNCAEKILYGANQVYNLGLDKKALKLSAGFGGGMAIGTVCGALTSSIMVLSHLFVEEIAHESIRIKKLSKELLDRYAEEMGSVDCKPLMKSHRTKEHKCLHVVSAAAKILDDIVLREQKNS; from the coding sequence ATGTTGTATGAATTAATTGAGCAGGGATTTGGTGAGAAAGAGGATTTTAACTGTGCTGAAAAAATTTTATATGGGGCAAATCAAGTATATAATCTAGGCTTAGATAAAAAGGCATTAAAGCTATCAGCTGGATTCGGTGGCGGTATGGCAATTGGAACTGTTTGCGGTGCATTAACTTCATCAATTATGGTTTTAAGCCATCTATTTGTAGAAGAGATCGCCCATGAAAGTATTAGAATAAAAAAGTTATCGAAGGAGCTTCTAGATAGATATGCAGAAGAAATGGGAAGTGTAGACTGTAAGCCTTTAATGAAATCTCATAGAACAAAGGAACATAAGTGTTTACATGTAGTTTCAGCTGCTGCAAAAATACTAGATGATATAGTTTTAAGGGAACAGAAAAATAGTTAA
- a CDS encoding tRNA-binding protein, whose translation MAEFKDFEKLDIRVGEIIKVEEFPEARKPSLKLLIDFGDELGIKKSSAQITELYDEQSLLGNQVLAVINFPPRQVANFMSEVLVLGVYNKDGVVLIQPDRKVAKGSKLG comes from the coding sequence ATGGCTGAATTTAAGGATTTTGAAAAACTAGATATAAGGGTTGGAGAAATAATTAAAGTAGAAGAATTTCCTGAAGCTAGAAAACCAAGTTTAAAGCTATTGATTGATTTCGGGGATGAACTTGGAATAAAGAAGTCCAGTGCACAAATTACTGAACTTTATGATGAACAATCACTACTGGGAAATCAAGTGTTAGCTGTTATTAATTTTCCACCTAGGCAAGTTGCAAATTTTATGTCGGAGGTATTAGTTTTAGGGGTATATAATAAAGATGGTGTAGTTTTGATACAACCGGATCGAAAGGTAGCAAAAGGAAGTAAATTAGGTTAA
- a CDS encoding dihydroorotase, with the protein MKLLIKNGRVIDPATNLDEIIDILVENGKIISIEKNIEVQTDRIINANSLWVVPGFIDVHVHLRDPGFEYKETIATGGRSAAKGGFTTICCMPNTKPVIDNKEIIEYVNMKAKTESLVHVLPIGAITKGQAGVELADIEEMVKAGVCAISEDGKTVVNSGLMEEALKIAAKLNIPVLSHCEDHSLIKKGGAMNEGDRSRRLGITGISAESEEVIVARDMILAKGTGSKLNICHISTKGSVELVRDAKRRGQKIWAEVSPHHFTLTDKDVEPNNTNTKMNPPLRTEKDVQCIIDGLRDGTIDIIATDHAPHHEMDKYVSYEQAAFGIVGLETSVALGITELVNKGVLSPSQLIAKMTINPAKMLGIKKGQLKVGCMADITIIDTNKEYEINCNDFESKSKNSPFHGRKVKGKALYTIVNGEIVMDNGKLKREDI; encoded by the coding sequence ATGAAATTACTTATTAAAAATGGTAGGGTTATAGACCCAGCAACCAACTTAGATGAAATTATAGATATATTAGTAGAAAATGGGAAGATAATAAGTATAGAAAAAAATATAGAAGTACAAACGGATAGAATAATCAATGCGAATAGCCTTTGGGTTGTACCAGGATTTATAGACGTACATGTGCACTTGAGAGACCCAGGTTTTGAGTATAAGGAGACTATTGCAACTGGTGGTAGAAGTGCAGCAAAAGGTGGGTTTACTACAATCTGCTGTATGCCAAATACTAAGCCAGTTATAGATAATAAGGAAATCATAGAATATGTAAATATGAAAGCAAAAACAGAATCATTAGTACATGTATTACCAATAGGAGCTATAACTAAGGGACAGGCAGGAGTTGAGCTTGCAGATATAGAGGAAATGGTTAAGGCAGGAGTTTGCGCAATAAGTGAAGACGGAAAAACTGTAGTAAATTCAGGGTTAATGGAAGAAGCATTAAAAATCGCAGCGAAACTTAATATCCCTGTTTTATCACACTGCGAAGATCATAGCTTAATAAAAAAAGGTGGGGCAATGAACGAAGGTGACAGGTCCAGAAGACTTGGAATTACAGGGATTTCTGCAGAGTCAGAGGAAGTCATAGTTGCCCGAGATATGATACTAGCCAAAGGTACAGGGTCTAAGCTAAATATATGCCATATAAGTACAAAAGGTAGTGTGGAATTGGTTAGGGATGCAAAGAGAAGAGGCCAAAAGATTTGGGCAGAAGTATCTCCCCATCACTTCACCTTAACAGATAAGGATGTGGAGCCAAATAATACAAATACAAAAATGAATCCTCCCTTAAGAACAGAAAAAGATGTTCAATGTATAATCGATGGATTAAGGGATGGAACTATAGATATAATCGCTACAGATCATGCACCACATCATGAAATGGACAAATATGTTTCCTATGAGCAGGCTGCCTTTGGCATAGTAGGCCTTGAAACATCGGTAGCTTTAGGCATAACTGAGTTAGTAAATAAAGGTGTGCTAAGTCCAAGTCAGCTGATAGCTAAAATGACCATTAATCCTGCTAAAATGTTAGGCATAAAAAAAGGGCAGCTAAAAGTGGGGTGTATGGCTGACATCACGATAATAGATACAAACAAAGAATATGAGATAAATTGTAATGACTTTGAGTCCAAAAGTAAGAATTCTCCGTTCCATGGAAGAAAAGTTAAGGGTAAGGCCTTATACACCATAGTTAATGGCGAAATTGTAATGGATAACGGTAAGTTAAAAAGGGAGGATATTTAA
- the pyrF gene encoding orotidine-5'-phosphate decarboxylase, which produces MIDILVKEIQKKDNPTVVGLDPRLNFVPTFIKEEAFEKFGKTPKGASEAFLMFNKGIIDAVSDLVPAVKPQVAMYEQYGAEGINAYIETIKYAKKKGLVIIGDIKRGDIATTAEAYSDGHIGKVDIEDEQCIVYDEDSITINPYLGYDSVEPYINNCKNFNRGLFILVKTSNPNSGEIQDLIVEGEALYKRVGRLVNKWGEELIGNSGYSQIGAVVGATHSSQAEELREIMPNNYFLVPGYGAQGATAKDLKVCFNKDGLGAIVNSSRGIIAAYKNAKYTELQFAEAAREAVIEMQKDLKSVL; this is translated from the coding sequence ATGATAGATATATTGGTAAAGGAAATTCAGAAAAAAGATAATCCTACAGTTGTAGGTTTAGATCCAAGATTAAACTTTGTACCAACATTTATAAAAGAAGAGGCCTTTGAAAAGTTTGGAAAAACACCAAAAGGTGCCTCGGAAGCCTTTCTAATGTTTAATAAAGGAATTATTGATGCAGTATCTGACCTAGTACCAGCGGTTAAGCCTCAAGTTGCTATGTATGAACAGTATGGAGCAGAGGGGATAAATGCATATATTGAAACAATAAAATATGCAAAGAAAAAGGGTTTAGTAATAATAGGGGACATAAAAAGAGGAGATATTGCAACCACAGCAGAGGCATATTCGGATGGTCATATTGGCAAGGTAGATATAGAAGATGAACAGTGTATAGTATATGATGAGGACTCAATAACAATAAACCCTTATTTAGGATACGATTCTGTAGAACCATATATTAATAACTGTAAAAACTTTAACAGAGGATTATTTATACTAGTTAAAACTTCAAACCCAAATAGTGGGGAGATACAAGATCTAATTGTAGAGGGAGAGGCACTATATAAAAGAGTTGGTCGCCTAGTTAATAAGTGGGGAGAGGAATTAATAGGAAATAGCGGATATAGTCAAATAGGTGCGGTAGTAGGGGCAACCCATTCTTCTCAGGCAGAAGAACTTAGGGAAATAATGCCTAACAACTACTTTTTAGTTCCAGGTTATGGGGCCCAAGGCGCAACAGCAAAAGACCTAAAAGTCTGTTTTAATAAAGATGGTTTAGGAGCAATTGTTAATTCTTCAAGAGGTATTATTGCTGCATATAAAAATGCAAAGTATACGGAACTACAGTTTGCAGAAGCTGCTAGAGAAGCTGTTATAGAGATGCAAAAGGATTTAAAAAGTGTGTTATAA
- a CDS encoding carbamoyl phosphate synthase small subunit: MKAALILENGVKFIGKIFGHYEEIIGEVVFNTGMTGYQEVLTDPSYCGQIVTMTYPLIGNYGINLDDMESTKPQVRGFIVRENAKVPSNWRCEMTLDGFLKANKIVALEGIDTRALTKIIRNVGTMRGIITTNIDMPAEEFKEKIEGFNNKEAVKKVTVKEKYEINGKGPHVAIIDFGMKQNIVRSFVKRGCKVTVVPAYTSAEEILALNPNGIFLSNGPGDPKDLPEVLENIKKLIQEKPTVGICLGHQLLVLALGGDTEKLKYGHRGSNHPVKDIINDRVYITSQNHGYVVKEDGLPDEIEITHRNLNDGTVEGMKHKSLPIYSVQFHPEASPGPQDTAYIFDQFMEILSQ; the protein is encoded by the coding sequence ATGAAAGCAGCGTTAATTTTAGAAAATGGAGTAAAATTTATAGGAAAAATATTTGGACACTATGAAGAGATAATAGGCGAAGTTGTTTTTAATACAGGGATGACAGGATACCAAGAGGTATTAACAGACCCATCATATTGTGGACAAATTGTTACTATGACATATCCGCTAATCGGAAACTATGGAATAAACCTAGATGATATGGAGTCTACAAAGCCTCAAGTTAGAGGATTCATAGTGAGAGAAAATGCTAAAGTACCGAGTAACTGGCGCTGTGAAATGACTCTAGACGGATTTTTAAAGGCTAATAAAATTGTTGCTCTTGAAGGTATAGATACTAGAGCCTTAACTAAAATAATAAGAAATGTTGGAACAATGAGAGGAATCATTACAACTAATATAGATATGCCAGCAGAAGAATTTAAGGAAAAAATTGAAGGCTTTAATAATAAAGAAGCAGTTAAGAAAGTAACGGTTAAAGAAAAATATGAAATTAATGGAAAAGGACCACATGTAGCTATTATAGATTTCGGGATGAAACAAAATATTGTAAGATCATTTGTTAAAAGAGGTTGTAAAGTTACAGTAGTTCCTGCTTACACCAGTGCTGAGGAAATACTTGCACTAAATCCAAATGGGATATTTTTATCAAATGGACCTGGGGACCCAAAGGACCTACCAGAAGTTCTTGAAAACATAAAAAAACTAATACAAGAAAAACCAACTGTTGGAATATGCTTAGGACACCAGCTTCTAGTGCTAGCCCTAGGGGGAGATACTGAAAAATTAAAATATGGTCATAGAGGGAGTAACCATCCTGTAAAAGATATAATAAACGACAGAGTATATATAACATCCCAAAATCACGGTTATGTTGTAAAAGAGGATGGCTTACCAGATGAAATAGAAATTACACATAGAAATTTAAATGATGGAACAGTAGAGGGAATGAAACATAAAAGTCTGCCTATATACAGTGTACAATTTCACCCAGAGGCTAGTCCAGGACCCCAGGATACTGCATACATTTTCGATCAATTCATGGAGATTTTGAGTCAATAG